A region from the Simiduia sp. 21SJ11W-1 genome encodes:
- a CDS encoding sulfite exporter TauE/SafE family protein, whose translation MFLAELSLWAHIAIGVIFIWSGFVRSGLGFGGAVLSLPFLLLIDDRPLVYLPIIAVHLLVFSSLTIWQSRNNQSETDQRVDWRYLGYALLIMIIPKLVGVFGLLALPNDLMTAIIFAIVVCYSISYILDKPFISKHPFMDKVLLMTGGYVSGTSLIGAPLIVAVFASHVARARLRNTLFALWFILVTIKMAAFVWAGVDLQWLQHIWLLPCAALGHYLGLIAHQKLLQANSRTFYKVLGWVLLLVSSLGLGSYLFN comes from the coding sequence GTGTTTCTAGCCGAGCTCAGCCTGTGGGCACACATCGCCATTGGCGTTATTTTCATCTGGAGCGGCTTCGTGCGCTCAGGGCTTGGTTTTGGTGGTGCGGTATTGTCGCTGCCATTTTTACTACTGATAGATGACCGCCCGCTCGTTTATCTGCCCATCATCGCCGTGCATTTGCTGGTATTCAGCAGCCTCACCATCTGGCAAAGCCGCAACAACCAAAGCGAAACCGACCAACGGGTAGACTGGCGCTACTTAGGCTACGCCCTGCTGATTATGATCATCCCGAAACTGGTGGGTGTATTCGGTTTATTGGCACTGCCTAACGATCTTATGACGGCAATTATCTTTGCCATAGTGGTGTGCTATTCCATCAGCTACATATTGGATAAACCCTTCATCAGCAAACACCCGTTTATGGATAAAGTGCTACTGATGACCGGCGGCTATGTGAGTGGTACATCACTCATTGGTGCGCCTTTGATTGTGGCAGTGTTTGCCTCGCACGTGGCGCGCGCACGGCTGCGCAATACACTCTTTGCCCTGTGGTTTATTTTGGTCACCATCAAAATGGCAGCCTTTGTGTGGGCGGGCGTTGATTTACAATGGCTGCAACATATATGGCTGTTGCCCTGCGCCGCCCTCGGCCACTACCTTGGGTTAATTGCCCACCAAAAATTGCTACAAGCAAACAGCCGCACCTTTTACAAAGTACTGGGTTGGGTATTGTTGCTGGTGAGTAGCCTTGGCCTTGGCAGCTACCTGTTTAACTAA
- a CDS encoding peptidylprolyl isomerase: protein MTTRLTATVARAAIVGRTLVCCWRNCSEIAGRRVMVIALCLWFLPMATFAQSFRTLEQANLWYLELETGQVVIELNDAFAPKTVAQIKRLTRAGVYDGVSFYRVIDGFVAQAGPGGRPLAPEIQARLGSEQVPGLPMEAVQTWAATRPYMAVQSPDMFAAHTAFVKGFAAGFNDALNKAWLLHCPGVVGIARGNAPDSATSDFYIVIGQAPRYLDGIMTLFGRVVWGMDKVQAVLRADPMGPGVIPEGEPQTRILSAAIGSDLPAEAQRKLRVEATETQAFKEKLRARKDREHPFFFKRPPAVLDACQVPVASTMGEG, encoded by the coding sequence ATGACAACAAGGTTAACTGCAACGGTAGCCCGTGCGGCGATAGTCGGCCGAACGCTTGTGTGTTGTTGGCGCAATTGTTCGGAAATAGCGGGGCGTCGGGTAATGGTGATTGCGCTGTGCCTGTGGTTTTTACCTATGGCGACATTCGCGCAATCATTTCGCACCCTTGAACAGGCAAACCTTTGGTACCTGGAGCTGGAAACGGGGCAGGTGGTCATTGAGCTCAATGACGCATTCGCCCCAAAAACTGTGGCGCAAATAAAGCGGCTGACGCGCGCAGGCGTTTATGATGGCGTAAGTTTTTACCGGGTAATCGACGGCTTTGTGGCACAGGCAGGCCCCGGGGGCCGGCCGCTCGCACCTGAAATTCAAGCGCGCCTTGGCAGTGAGCAGGTGCCCGGCTTGCCCATGGAGGCCGTTCAAACATGGGCCGCCACGCGGCCCTATATGGCCGTGCAATCACCGGATATGTTTGCGGCCCACACGGCCTTTGTGAAAGGTTTTGCTGCAGGCTTTAACGATGCGCTCAACAAGGCGTGGTTGCTGCATTGCCCGGGCGTTGTGGGCATTGCCCGTGGCAATGCGCCAGACAGTGCCACCAGCGATTTCTATATTGTGATTGGCCAGGCGCCGCGCTACCTTGATGGCATTATGACGTTGTTCGGGCGCGTGGTGTGGGGTATGGATAAGGTGCAGGCTGTACTAAGAGCAGACCCGATGGGGCCGGGAGTTATACCCGAGGGCGAGCCTCAAACGCGCATATTAAGCGCGGCAATCGGAAGCGATTTGCCGGCCGAAGCACAGCGTAAACTGCGGGTAGAAGCTACAGAAACCCAAGCCTTTAAAGAAAAATTACGTGCCCGTAAAGATCGCGAGCACCCGTTTTTCTTTAAGCGCCCGCCCGCCGTGCTGGATGCCTGCCAAGTGCCAGTGGCAAGCACAATGGGTGAAGGGTAA
- a CDS encoding TetR/AcrR family transcriptional regulator: protein MISTAQKDGPVPVSPRDAHKQDMCEALLRSGHSIVAKAGFSALSMAAIAGQANMATGNLYRYFKDKAALSVAIFERATEHEMHAVFECVNHRAPPVLQLEMLLTAFLQRSLANPQLAYALIAEPVAPEVEQARGNYRRRWAKRFAAVIADGIAQGQLAQQPVMLAATALVGAVAEPLSVAPEQQTFDAIQVDELVAFCLRALRL from the coding sequence ATGATCAGCACCGCCCAGAAAGATGGCCCTGTACCCGTCTCGCCTAGAGATGCCCACAAACAGGATATGTGCGAAGCGCTGTTGCGCTCTGGCCATAGTATTGTGGCCAAGGCGGGTTTTAGCGCGCTTTCAATGGCGGCCATCGCCGGGCAAGCCAATATGGCCACCGGTAATCTGTATCGTTATTTCAAAGATAAAGCCGCGCTTTCGGTGGCCATTTTTGAACGGGCGACCGAGCACGAAATGCATGCCGTGTTTGAGTGTGTCAACCACCGGGCCCCACCGGTCTTGCAACTGGAAATGCTGCTAACGGCTTTTTTACAGCGGTCTCTTGCCAACCCGCAGCTTGCCTATGCGCTGATTGCAGAACCTGTAGCGCCGGAAGTTGAACAGGCTCGAGGCAACTATCGCCGACGCTGGGCCAAGCGCTTTGCCGCAGTCATCGCTGATGGTATTGCCCAAGGTCAACTTGCGCAGCAACCCGTGATGCTGGCCGCCACCGCCTTAGTGGGTGCAGTAGCCGAACCTTTGAGTGTGGCTCCCGAGCAACAAACGTTTGATGCCATACAGGTAGATGAACTCGTTGCTTTTTGCCTAAGGGCGCTCAGGCTTTAA
- a CDS encoding acyl-CoA dehydrogenase family protein produces the protein MFEPDRYLANTHQVENQAGALENYNLFTSDQALSQACKPFTREQQSLLAHKGKHWGTSLHLQLGHLANQHKPTFSSHNRFGERVDLVEFHPSYHQLMAESVATGLHALPWQKSAPTNGHQLRTALYYCHAQVEAGHGCPITMTFAAYPTLGKQPDVAARWLPLLTSNHYDGSNHHWARKAGVTLGMAMTEKQGGSDVRANTTTAQPLGQRGGGELYALVGHKYFVSAPMSDAFLTLAQTAEGLSCFLVPRWREDGTKNPLQIQQLKQKMGNASNASCETELRGAHGWLIGDEGRGIANILEMVALTRFDCMVGSAAGQRAATALAIHHCQHRSAFGAQLVDHPLMTRVLADLALESEASLALTWRMSQALDKPHCEHSQALLRIGTAVGKYWICKRTPGHAYEAMECIGGMGVMETGPMARLYREAPINAIWEGSGNVQCLDLLRVLQKHPECLEALHMELTEAASRLPALAPHITQLTKAMANEPAQNARHIMALLALCLQTAALVALGSPCAEVFYKARLSPDASTLAHQGLYGALPQGLDAKAVVARAAPLR, from the coding sequence ATGTTCGAGCCAGATCGCTATCTCGCCAACACCCACCAGGTAGAAAATCAAGCGGGCGCCCTTGAGAACTACAACCTCTTCACTAGCGATCAAGCCCTGAGCCAGGCCTGCAAGCCATTCACCCGCGAACAACAGTCACTGCTTGCCCATAAAGGCAAGCACTGGGGCACGAGCTTGCACTTACAGCTGGGGCATTTGGCCAATCAACACAAGCCCACATTCAGCAGCCACAATCGCTTTGGCGAGCGGGTAGATCTCGTTGAATTTCACCCAAGCTATCACCAGTTGATGGCAGAATCTGTTGCCACGGGCCTGCACGCATTGCCCTGGCAGAAAAGTGCACCCACCAACGGCCACCAGCTGCGCACCGCACTCTACTATTGCCACGCGCAGGTAGAGGCCGGCCACGGCTGCCCCATCACTATGACTTTTGCCGCCTACCCCACACTTGGCAAGCAGCCCGATGTAGCCGCCCGCTGGCTGCCGCTGCTCACCAGCAACCACTACGATGGCAGCAATCACCACTGGGCGCGTAAAGCCGGGGTGACCCTCGGCATGGCCATGACAGAAAAACAAGGCGGCTCAGACGTGCGCGCAAATACCACCACCGCGCAACCCTTAGGCCAGCGCGGCGGTGGCGAACTCTACGCGCTGGTGGGCCACAAATACTTTGTGTCTGCCCCCATGAGCGATGCCTTTCTTACCCTGGCGCAAACAGCGGAGGGCCTGTCGTGCTTTCTGGTGCCTCGCTGGCGTGAAGACGGCACCAAGAACCCGCTACAAATTCAGCAGCTCAAACAAAAAATGGGCAATGCCTCCAACGCCTCGTGTGAAACCGAGTTGCGCGGTGCCCACGGCTGGCTGATTGGCGATGAAGGCCGCGGCATAGCCAATATTCTGGAGATGGTGGCGCTCACCCGGTTCGACTGTATGGTGGGCTCAGCCGCCGGCCAACGCGCAGCCACAGCCCTTGCCATACACCACTGCCAACACCGCAGCGCCTTTGGCGCACAGCTTGTAGACCACCCCCTGATGACCCGCGTGCTGGCAGATTTAGCGCTAGAGAGCGAGGCCTCGCTCGCGCTCACCTGGCGCATGTCACAGGCGCTCGATAAGCCCCACTGTGAGCACTCACAGGCATTGCTGCGCATTGGCACCGCCGTGGGCAAATACTGGATTTGCAAACGCACACCGGGCCACGCCTACGAGGCCATGGAGTGCATTGGCGGTATGGGCGTAATGGAAACAGGCCCCATGGCGCGCCTCTACCGGGAGGCACCCATCAACGCCATTTGGGAGGGCTCAGGCAATGTGCAATGCCTGGACTTACTGCGCGTGCTGCAGAAACACCCCGAATGCCTGGAGGCACTGCACATGGAGCTGACCGAGGCCGCCAGCCGCCTGCCTGCGCTCGCACCCCATATCACACAGCTCACCAAAGCAATGGCCAACGAGCCTGCGCAAAACGCCCGCCACATCATGGCGCTACTTGCGCTCTGCCTGCAAACCGCCGCGCTGGTAGCGCTCGGCTCGCCCTGCGCCGAGGTCTTCTATAAAGCCCGCCTGAGCCCCGATGCCAGCACCCTGGCCCATCAAGGCCTATACGGCGCCCTGCCCCAAGGCCTGGATGCCAAGGCCGTGGTAGCGCGGGCGGCCCCACTGCGTTAA
- a CDS encoding PilT/PilU family type 4a pilus ATPase, whose protein sequence is MATPIDNLLNILAKKDGSDLYLSTGAPPCAKFQGALKPLSQTPYSSGEIEGIANEIMDNEQRSIFNEELEMNLAISIAGVGRFRINIFKQRNEVSIVARNIKAEIPKFADLKLPEVLKELILTKRGLILFVGATGSGKSTSLAALIDHRNSTSGGHIITIEDPVEYVHKHKKSIINQREVGVDTRSFRNALKNTLRQAPDVILIGEIRDRETMEHALEFADTGHLAISTLHANNANQALERIINFFPEERRPQLLLSLSQNLRAFVSQRLIPTIDGKRCAAVEILIGTKTIQEMILKARLEEIKEIMEKSENLGMQTFDGALFHLYKEGRISQEEALANADSPNNLRLRIKLDSRKAGTPEPATPAPTPQAEAPAQAMSFGELSLEKMDDEEGEEAP, encoded by the coding sequence ATGGCCACGCCGATCGACAATTTACTGAACATTCTCGCCAAAAAAGACGGGTCAGACCTCTACCTGAGCACCGGCGCACCACCCTGCGCGAAGTTTCAGGGCGCACTTAAGCCGCTGTCGCAAACGCCCTACAGCTCTGGTGAGATAGAGGGCATCGCCAACGAAATAATGGATAATGAGCAGCGCTCTATTTTTAATGAAGAGCTGGAAATGAATCTGGCCATATCCATCGCAGGCGTCGGCCGGTTTCGCATTAACATTTTCAAGCAGCGCAACGAAGTCTCGATTGTGGCGCGCAACATCAAAGCCGAAATTCCAAAATTTGCAGACCTCAAACTGCCTGAAGTATTAAAAGAGCTGATTCTCACCAAACGCGGGCTCATTTTGTTTGTGGGCGCCACAGGCTCCGGCAAGTCCACCTCCCTTGCAGCCTTGATTGATCACCGCAACAGCACCTCTGGCGGGCACATCATCACCATTGAAGACCCGGTTGAATATGTGCACAAACACAAGAAGAGCATCATCAACCAACGCGAAGTGGGGGTAGATACCCGCAGTTTCAGAAACGCCCTGAAAAACACGCTGCGCCAGGCGCCCGATGTGATTTTAATTGGCGAGATTCGCGACCGCGAAACCATGGAGCACGCACTGGAATTTGCCGACACCGGCCATTTGGCAATTTCTACGCTGCATGCCAATAACGCCAATCAGGCCTTAGAAAGAATTATCAACTTCTTCCCGGAAGAGCGGCGCCCTCAACTGTTACTTTCGCTTTCGCAAAACTTGCGTGCCTTTGTGTCTCAACGCCTAATTCCCACCATAGACGGCAAGCGCTGCGCGGCGGTAGAGATTTTAATAGGCACCAAAACCATTCAGGAAATGATTCTAAAAGCGCGCCTGGAAGAAATTAAAGAGATTATGGAGAAATCCGAAAACCTCGGCATGCAAACCTTCGATGGCGCCCTCTTTCACCTCTATAAAGAAGGCCGCATCAGCCAGGAAGAAGCCCTCGCCAATGCCGACTCCCCCAACAACTTGCGCCTGCGCATTAAACTCGACAGCCGCAAGGCAGGCACACCTGAGCCCGCAACACCCGCCCCCACGCCGCAAGCAGAAGCGCCCGCGCAGGCCATGTCTTTCGGTGAGCTATCGCTGGAAAAAATGGATGATGAAGAAGGTGAAGAGGCACCCTAG
- a CDS encoding tryptophan halogenase family protein, whose translation MQKIVVVGGGTAGWLSAGILARHLGGRGVSVTLIEAPNIPTIGVGEGTFPTMLNTLSELGISEREFVAHANVGFKQGITFNNWLHNPAERPHSYLHLFDNPAQFSNLDMVSLWLSEAADTPFAEAVAPQAGIIQQGLGPKAANTAPYSWMAKYAYHLDAGAFVALLKAHCQKALDVQHIAAEIVDVSLDEAGYIASVNSNDGRVFEGDVFIDCTGFRSRLLGQALGVPFLDYRHVLPVNKAVALQVPYNRPDAPMASSTLSTAQAAGWIWDIGLQTRRGLGYVYSDAHTDPTEAEAVLRRYAETTGGVDCSDLSARQLGLEVGFRARSWEKNCIAIGFAGGFVEPLEATAISMVEAGARSVAIDFPENREAMDARAKKYNARFRYRWEKIVDFIKLHYCLSKRTDSAFWHDNRNPASIPDSLKENLEYWRHFPTSEGDFYNRNEMFSLASYQYILYGMEYLPARRPRINLTEAQRQQAKAAIPKQVQQARGLLPDHRALVQQFAAGC comes from the coding sequence ATGCAGAAGATTGTGGTTGTGGGCGGGGGAACCGCCGGTTGGTTATCGGCGGGCATACTGGCTAGGCATCTTGGCGGCCGAGGCGTGTCGGTCACCCTTATTGAAGCGCCAAATATTCCCACCATTGGCGTGGGCGAAGGCACATTTCCCACCATGCTGAACACCTTAAGCGAGCTGGGCATCAGTGAGCGCGAGTTTGTGGCGCACGCTAATGTGGGGTTCAAGCAGGGCATCACCTTCAATAACTGGCTGCACAACCCCGCCGAGCGCCCCCATTCCTACCTGCATCTGTTCGACAATCCGGCACAGTTTTCAAATCTGGATATGGTAAGCCTCTGGCTTTCCGAGGCGGCCGATACGCCTTTTGCCGAGGCTGTGGCCCCGCAGGCCGGCATTATCCAGCAAGGGCTTGGCCCAAAGGCTGCCAATACTGCGCCCTACAGCTGGATGGCGAAATATGCCTATCACCTTGATGCCGGTGCCTTTGTGGCGCTGTTGAAAGCCCATTGCCAGAAGGCCTTGGATGTTCAGCATATAGCAGCGGAAATTGTTGATGTGAGCCTGGATGAGGCCGGTTATATCGCCAGTGTGAACAGTAATGACGGCCGTGTTTTTGAAGGTGATGTGTTTATTGATTGCACGGGCTTTCGCTCGCGCTTGTTGGGCCAGGCGCTGGGTGTGCCATTTTTGGATTACCGCCACGTACTGCCGGTGAACAAGGCCGTGGCCCTGCAAGTGCCTTATAACCGGCCGGATGCACCTATGGCGTCCAGCACGCTTTCCACGGCGCAAGCCGCCGGCTGGATTTGGGATATTGGCCTGCAAACCCGGCGAGGGTTGGGCTATGTATATAGTGACGCACACACGGATCCCACCGAGGCCGAGGCGGTATTGCGACGCTATGCAGAAACCACAGGAGGCGTTGATTGCAGTGATTTGAGCGCGCGCCAACTGGGGCTTGAGGTGGGCTTTCGCGCCCGCAGCTGGGAGAAAAACTGCATTGCCATCGGCTTTGCTGGTGGTTTTGTAGAACCTTTGGAGGCCACGGCGATTTCCATGGTGGAAGCCGGTGCCCGCTCGGTGGCCATCGATTTCCCGGAAAACCGCGAGGCCATGGACGCGCGCGCTAAAAAGTACAATGCGCGTTTTCGCTACCGCTGGGAAAAGATCGTGGATTTCATCAAGCTGCACTACTGCCTGAGTAAGCGCACCGATTCCGCCTTCTGGCACGACAACCGCAACCCGGCCTCCATTCCCGATTCGCTAAAGGAAAATCTTGAGTACTGGCGCCACTTTCCTACATCCGAGGGCGACTTCTACAACCGCAACGAAATGTTTTCATTGGCCAGCTACCAATACATCCTGTACGGCATGGAATACCTGCCGGCGCGCCGCCCTCGCATCAATCTCACAGAGGCCCAGCGCCAGCAGGCAAAGGCTGCCATACCCAAGCAGGTGCAGCAGGCACGGGGCTTGCTGCCAGATCATCGCGCGCTTGTTCAACAGTTCGCCGCAGGGTGCTAG
- a CDS encoding Lon protease family protein, producing the protein MPSAKQQCALTPAQLHVAVRPELCSARPEADAPVDLRVIGHERARTALEFGLSMAIPGFNIFAVGDTGTGRRTLISQALSAHAATLPAGSEWCYINNFDNPHAPIALWLNPGDGKAFLARIERFIDELLVLFPEVFENPNYQRKKKQIDRQFNQRYEEAIASVEQEALANSVGLYEEDGSVTFAPLIDGQVVEDAQFAALSEAERNHFYQLLATLEERLSERLLELPVWKREAVAQLRKLKYDTIDQVVRPLLKDLGREYASHLGVQKYLREVKSHIADTLLDILANEDEENPDDRKFRHQLERKFLPNLLEARDPTQGAPVVYEQNPTFQNLFGVVDYNMAQGVLQTNYRMVRAGAFHRANGGFLLLDAEKLLAQAAVWQQFKLVLKTQLIQIEPPYGDLGPTGTYQIQPEKIPLNVKVVLLGSPEVYYALQQLDEEFAELFRVLADFDRHLLPSEDNLYAFSALVRERGRRLDYPPISDEAVALLAQLAMRNAEHQRKLSANIQQWNELLDEAHYIWREAGAEGDITPVHVARARAQKKYRTGRISEVMLEEIKERQVLISTQGEAVGKVNGLTVFSVGDNSFGTPARITATVYAGKQGVTDIEREAELGRAIHSKGVMLLTGFLGHTYGQHFQLSISANIAIEQSYGQVDGDSASLAELCALISAVTGLAIDQSLAVTGSINQHGEVQSIGGANEKIEGFFRLCKERGLTGTQGVIIPRTNQVNLMLDDDVLQAVDAGQFAIYAVESVDQALALLLGVEAGEPDGDGSYPQGSVHGKAMARLKALSALATA; encoded by the coding sequence ATGCCGTCAGCGAAGCAACAATGCGCACTCACGCCAGCCCAATTGCACGTGGCCGTAAGGCCTGAGTTGTGTAGTGCCCGTCCAGAGGCGGATGCACCTGTAGACCTGCGGGTAATTGGCCACGAGCGCGCGCGCACGGCACTGGAGTTCGGGCTTTCCATGGCCATACCTGGCTTTAATATTTTCGCTGTAGGGGATACAGGCACTGGCCGGCGCACGTTGATTAGCCAAGCGCTTTCTGCCCATGCCGCAACGCTTCCCGCTGGCAGTGAGTGGTGTTACATCAACAATTTCGACAACCCCCACGCGCCCATTGCGCTGTGGTTAAACCCCGGAGATGGCAAGGCGTTTTTAGCGCGCATTGAGCGTTTTATAGACGAGCTTTTGGTGCTGTTTCCCGAGGTGTTTGAAAACCCCAACTACCAGCGCAAAAAAAAGCAGATAGATCGCCAGTTTAACCAGCGCTATGAAGAGGCCATTGCCAGTGTAGAGCAAGAAGCCCTGGCAAACAGCGTGGGTTTATATGAAGAGGATGGCTCTGTTACCTTTGCGCCGCTCATCGACGGCCAAGTGGTGGAGGATGCCCAATTTGCGGCCTTAAGCGAAGCTGAGCGCAATCATTTTTATCAGTTATTGGCGACGCTAGAGGAGCGGTTATCCGAGCGCTTGTTAGAGCTGCCAGTGTGGAAGCGCGAAGCGGTGGCACAATTGCGCAAACTCAAGTACGACACCATCGATCAGGTGGTGCGCCCTTTGTTAAAAGATTTAGGGCGTGAATATGCAAGCCACCTGGGAGTGCAAAAGTACCTGCGCGAAGTGAAATCCCATATTGCCGATACCTTATTGGATATTCTCGCCAACGAAGATGAAGAAAATCCCGATGATAGAAAGTTTCGCCACCAGTTAGAGCGTAAATTTCTGCCCAATTTATTAGAGGCGCGTGATCCAACCCAAGGCGCGCCGGTTGTGTACGAGCAAAACCCTACCTTCCAGAATTTGTTTGGTGTGGTTGACTACAACATGGCCCAAGGGGTGCTGCAAACCAACTACCGTATGGTGCGTGCCGGTGCGTTTCATCGCGCTAATGGTGGCTTCCTTTTGCTTGATGCGGAAAAGCTTTTAGCCCAGGCGGCTGTCTGGCAGCAATTTAAGCTGGTATTGAAGACGCAATTGATTCAAATCGAGCCACCTTACGGTGATTTGGGGCCAACGGGTACCTACCAAATTCAGCCTGAAAAAATTCCATTAAATGTGAAAGTGGTGTTGCTGGGCTCGCCCGAGGTGTATTACGCCTTGCAGCAATTGGATGAAGAGTTTGCAGAACTCTTTCGCGTGTTGGCAGATTTTGATCGCCACCTTTTACCCAGTGAAGATAACCTTTACGCCTTTAGTGCACTGGTGCGCGAGCGCGGGCGGCGCCTGGATTACCCGCCCATAAGCGATGAGGCGGTGGCCCTGCTGGCACAGTTGGCCATGCGCAATGCCGAGCATCAGCGCAAACTTTCGGCCAATATCCAACAGTGGAATGAACTGCTGGATGAGGCTCACTACATTTGGCGTGAAGCGGGCGCTGAAGGTGACATTACCCCCGTGCATGTGGCCCGCGCCCGCGCCCAGAAAAAATACCGCACCGGGCGCATCAGCGAGGTGATGCTGGAGGAAATCAAAGAACGGCAGGTGCTGATTAGCACCCAGGGTGAGGCGGTGGGCAAGGTGAATGGCCTTACCGTGTTTTCAGTGGGCGATAACAGTTTCGGTACGCCGGCGCGCATTACTGCCACAGTGTATGCGGGCAAGCAGGGCGTTACCGACATCGAGCGCGAGGCGGAGCTTGGGCGCGCCATACATTCCAAGGGGGTGATGTTGCTCACAGGCTTTTTGGGCCACACCTACGGGCAGCATTTCCAGTTGTCTATTTCCGCCAATATCGCCATTGAACAATCCTACGGGCAGGTGGATGGCGACAGCGCCTCGTTGGCCGAGCTGTGTGCGTTAATCTCGGCGGTGACTGGCCTTGCCATTGATCAGTCGCTGGCGGTTACGGGCTCCATTAATCAGCATGGCGAGGTGCAATCTATTGGCGGGGCAAATGAAAAAATCGAGGGCTTTTTTCGCCTGTGTAAAGAGCGCGGCCTGACCGGTACCCAAGGAGTCATCATTCCCCGCACCAATCAGGTGAACCTCATGCTTGATGACGACGTGCTACAAGCCGTTGACGCGGGGCAATTTGCTATCTATGCCGTTGAAAGCGTCGATCAGGCATTGGCGCTGCTCTTGGGTGTTGAAGCGGGTGAACCCGATGGCGATGGCAGCTACCCGCAGGGTTCCGTGCACGGCAAAGCCATGGCGCGGTTAAAGGCGCTCTCGGCACTGGCCACGGCCTAA